From a single Sus scrofa isolate TJ Tabasco breed Duroc chromosome 13, Sscrofa11.1, whole genome shotgun sequence genomic region:
- the MYD88 gene encoding myeloid differentiation primary response protein MyD88 (The RefSeq protein has 2 substitutions compared to this genomic sequence) yields MAAGGSGAESAPPTPSMSSLPLAALNVRVRHRLSLFLNVRTQVAADWTGLAEEMNFEYLEIRRLETHPDPTRSLLDDWQGRPGASVGRLLELLAKLGRDDVLVELGPSIEEDCRKYILKQQQEAAEKPLQVDSVDSSIPWMSGITIRDDPLGQMPEHFDAFICYCPSDTQFVQEMIRQLEQTNYRLKLCVSDRDVLPGTCVWSIASELIEKRCRRMVVVVSDDYLQSKECDFQTKFALSLSPGAHQKRLIPVKYKSMKKEFPSILRFITVCDYTNPCTKSWFWTRLARALSLP; encoded by the exons ATGGCTGAAGGAGGCTCCGGAGCGGAGtccgcgccccccaccccctccatgtCCTCCCTGCCTCTGGCAGCGCTCAATGTGCGAGTGCGGCACCGCCTGTCGCTCTTCCTAAACGTGCGGACGCAGGTGGCTGCGGACTGGACTGGGCTGGCGGAGGAGATGAACTTCGAGTACCTGGAGATCCGGCGGCTGGAGACGCATCCCGACCCCACGCGCAGCCTGCTGGACGACTGGCAAGGACGCCCTGGCGCCTCGGTGGGCCGCCTGCTCGAGCTGCTTGCCAAGCTGGGCCGCGACGACGTGCTGGTGGAACTGGGGCCCAGCATTG AAGAGGACTGCCGAAAGTATATTctgaagcagcagcaggaggcagcTGAGAAGCCTTTACAGGTGGACTCTGTAGATAGCAGCATCCCTTGGATGTCAGGCATCACCATTCGAGATGACCCCCTGG GGCAAATGCCTGAGCATTTTGATGCCTTCATCTGCTACTGCCCCAGCGATATCCAGTTTGTGCAGGAGATGATCCGGCAGCTGGAACAGACCAACTATCGGCTGAAGTTATGTGTGTCTGACCGAGATGTCCTGCCTGGCACCTGCGTCTGGTCCATTGCTAGTGAACTCATTGAAAAGAG GTGCCGTCGGATGGTAGTGGTTGTCTCTGATGATTACCTGCAAAGCAAGGAATGTGACTTCCAGACTAAGTTTGCACTCAGCCTCTCTCCAG gtgcCCATCAGAAACGACTGATCCCTGTTAAGTACAAGTCAATGAAGAAAGAGTTCCCCAGCATCCTGCGGTTCATCactgtctgtgactacaccaacCCCTGCACCAAGTCCTGGTTCTGGACTCGCCTTGCCAGGGCCCTATCCCTGCCCTGA